CATACCTGAGAacatacctgaatctagctattctcccaactgttaacaacctcaaaaataatcaatcgagcaataaacttgctcacaaatccatttactgctttaaaacttataaaccaattaatcaagatttatttcaagaccataatctattgtgtaatcctagagtctatgtggattcgatccctaagtactacatccgaacctcttatttgagagagtattccactccttagggtaatttgagtgatatcaccggcctcggtttgtagcATCGTCGACCGATGTCTGTCTAAGAATGtcggtcgatttgttgttgcgtctgtcgatcgatgcagatgGTTCTGGTAgacgggcaatgtaactctgaatctccattAATTCCCTTTGTATTGCTTCTATATGAGAAGTCAAAGCATTCACGCTAaggtccattgggaaatagatgtcatcacatctcttgtcaagcctctcttctgtagtttccagagttctgtagatctcttctaccaactgatcaatCTATGCGCTGGTGTGAAAATatggttgagacttcatcggaTGTGAGTTCCTTGGGtcatcatcgatcgatgttgagtgGTGTCTGTCGATTGATGCTGGTCGATGTTTGTCGGCCAAATGCTGAATtttggctatgtcttgcctcatctcctccatgcatgtagtcaaccaactgatgctatcattcagtggatagtagacaccatcaagcttcatctggaaatcgccttcattcttttcttgggctcctccacagactccatagaacatctcattgatctcatccttggtgtagtTCTTTGGTACCAGCTTGGTttgtgtgaatgagctagcatgttctggaagacatatgtagctgtGCTCATCTCTCGAAGCTCTTTCCATTAGCTTTCTGATATCCTCTTTGGGCACATTGATGATGTCTCCATCCACATCTCTTGCACATCCCAGATCATCtttgtagactccatactcatccttATCTTCCTAGTAGAATTTTTTGATTCCAAAAGGGTCAAAAGCTCTTCTGCCGAATTTTgaacgtctgtcgatcgatggtgggacgttaacgtcgatcgacggtcgaGTAGGGGGTCTATAGTTCTTCTTGAAGCGattgtctatgccaccagctgtgtcatagaactcttTCGTAAACCTCTGCTGATGTGCTGGGACGGTGCGTTGTTGCATGAAGAGATTATCTGCTCCATTAGCCATCTGAAGAATGTCTGcaatgtcctctctggatacttgcaGTTCATGTCCATCAATTTATCTTGCGTAGCCATCTGGGTCCCCGAAAATACCAAAATCGTCTAGTgttagatactggttatcaaaattagggttttcacttATGGTGGATTTTTGTTTTGGATGGATGTTGATCGATGATGGATGCCtttcgtcgatcgatgggcggATAGCTCTGTCGATAGAATGGCTGAaatgtgtcgatcgatggtgcattcctcttccaagaggaatgatgtaTAAGAttgtcttcctcatcaagaatGGCTATGTACTCTGTAGCTCGTTCCtcctcataatcttcatcatactcctccATATGCATGTTGTGTCTAGTGTATGTTTCCATTAGGCCTGCGCATTTTACCCAAACCCGAAGACCCGACCCGAAACCGCCCCGAAAAAACTCGGTTTGGGTAGGAACTGACCCGATCAAATTACCCTATCGGGTCTTGTTGCAGAGGACACGCGGGTCTTGGACCCGACCCGACCCAAACTCGAAACCCGATGGGTAccgaattaataatttaaattaaataaaatgcatcAAGGGGGAATCGAAGACGGGTTATTCGTCTAGAGAACACGGGGGTCAACCACTAGGAGACAACAAATTGTTGTTGTATCTCgcatagtttaatatatatatacacattttaatataataaaaacacaaattttgaataaaatttcgaatattttcggatatataaatattttcagatatttttttgtatttttaggtcttttttaaatcgaacccgacccgaaaccgaACTGATAAATTCTAGTTACCCGAATGGGTCTAACTATCTAAGACCCGACCTGACCCGAACCCGGCACGATCCGAACCAACCCGGAACCGAGAATTTGAAATTACCCTATCGGGTCCTAAGAGCAGCATTAACGCGGGTTGTTAGGGAGGTGCTTAGgtgatttttggttttaaaaaagaaagaaaatgctGTCATTAACCAAACATCGACGCTTAATTAAACTCACGAAGCAGCGGTGCTAGCCAACACGTGTCACTCTCTCAGCACTCCGcatttctttttctctctctcacgaAACACAAGTCGGGTGTGTTTCTCTCTCGACGACTCTGCCATCTTCTCTCTAGACGAAACCGATCTCTCCGTCGACTCCACCATGATGGCTGAGTGATCAATCGGCGCTGATGTCTCCTTGTGTCTCTCGATCTCCCCGACGGCTCCGTGATCAATCGACGATTTAATCGTGTTTGTGTCTCTCGGTCTCCTCGACGCCTCCTCGACGACTCCGCGACGATGATCTCTCCTGGTCTCTGTCGATCTCCTCGATGCCTCCTCGACGAAATCTACGATGATCTCtcctcgtctctctctctttcctcgaCGAATCCGCGATGAATCTCCTCTACGAAATCAAAAAGAAAGGTAAAGAGACAGAAGGATATGTCTCTGTCTATGTCTAATGATATGTCTCTGTCTTTGTTTCTTCAGATGGACGGACCAAGAGACGAAGGTTGGTCAAACGAGACAACTACAATGAAGCGTTTGTGATTCAGGTAAAACTTCAACATGATTTGATTGAACGTTTGATAAAAAGACTTGGTTTATATTGTAATTGAGTTGAGATAGTATGGTTTCTTGTCCTGATTGTTTAAGAGTTCTCAATTGAATCGGGTCtcatgattttgttttgtttatcacTTGTTTCATGAATGGTTTCTTGTCCTAATTGTTTAAGAGTTCTTAACTGAATCGGGTCtcatgattttgttttgtttatcacTTGTTTCATGAATGGTTCTTGTCTTAATTGTTTAAGAGTTCTATTATATTGAAATAGCTTTTGTCTGAATTGAATCTAGTCTCCtgaatttgatttgtttctgtttgttgTCTCTCTAGCTCAGTTTCtcattgttgttttgtttttgcttgTCTGTCTGTGTCTTGAGCTCCATCGGTGAAGCAAAACAGGAAGGAGCGTCTGCAACAAGAGGAGTGTATTCCCTTGCGGAAAACAGgtaaatgtttaaaatttttaatgccATTGAAAGCTTTATGGTTAGGTAGTTAATGTGTTGGGTGTGTTTGCATTGATATTGTTAGTTAGGTAATTAAAAACTTGCTGTAGTTAAATGACTTTCTTTTGTTTGAATTGCCGATAATAAATTATTTGCTTTAGTTTGAATTGTCTAAATTAGTGGTTGCGTCAAATTAATCTCATTTATTGTACTAatctttattttaatgtttttttttaatctatgtttaaaatgttatcttttaatatgttttatgcaataaataaattttatctaaaaaaaacaatatttaatattttattttcttaagcaCCCCATTATAAGAACCTTGCATTGGAGGATCAAAATATACAAGTTTCTTAATGAAATGCTTATATCTTacttaataataaataagtgaTTAAGCACACCATTAGGGGTGCTTTGGTTAATGGTGCTCTAGTTAATGCTGCTCTAAACTCTTAGACACgaaagacccggacccgaaaggacccgatccgaacccgacccgacgACCCGAATGCCCAGGACTAGCTGCCATAGTAGGgttgtagtagtcgttctcccaatcTTCTGGACTACTGTCAATCGATTCTTCTCTTGGGGTGTCAGTCAATTTATGGTGGGCACTGTCGATCAATGTTGCtgtgtgagtttcgatcgacgcTGAGTATTCTGTCTCATACTCAGCTCCATAGTGGCATGCTGCAATGATTCTTGGATCATTAATTCTTCTGGAGGACGTCTGTAgcttcttgactggaatagGGTTGTAGTGGGTATGAgggtctatgagcgttaggcacaactggttggtttgcaggTTACACACTGCtcctactgttgacaagaaagctctcccaagtaatagagaagagttccagtttagcttgatATCCAAGACATGTAAATCAACTgaaactagggcattaccagtctgcacctctaggtctctcacaatccCTCCTGAGCTTCTTTGAGAAAAATCCACGAAAGTGAATAATTCCTTGGAAGGCTCCAgctgcagacccagatggtctgccataaccctaggtaggatgctgactgatgctcatcTGTCGCACAAagcatgtgggaactcaataccGTTCACTGttcatggtattgcaaattgcctaggatcactcttcttcttcagtgtaatcattttcctcatcttttctctagcttcacagaacattatCCTAATGTCTTCTTCAGTCTCCCTTGTTTCtatgaagaacatccacaatctttGGGTACAATAGGCCTCCTCGAATGGCTTTTCTAAAGGAATCCTGAAaactctcttttggaaactttccctttccttttcattagctcccctcttcagatgtttggccactttttacttttttttcctcAGGGTTCTTCCCATAGAAACCCTATCAACTTCCATAGGATCTgctccatcatctgaaggtatCCTGATGGTGTCTGGTGGGttttctgaaggtttgggtttgggcctgagtgcatttagacgtgcaacatctatctttggaATCTGCACTAGGTACGTAAGAGATGCTTGTTGATCGATGAgcgctggaggttgtcgatcgatggcggtttcttgctgtcgatcgacgggagtatctgaatgtcgatcgattttgacgtaAACAGGGCTGGGAAGATGTGGGTgtcttgctgcgaactcctcgtgagtcagaATCCTCACGGCTTTGCAAGATGCGGTTGACTCTGTAGGTATCATCGACCGATGCTCTAGAGAGCCTATCGATCGATTTGGATTGAaatccgtcgatcgattttcgAAGTacggcgtcgatcgacaccagtgcGATCCGCCGAAGCTCGTCGAACTTTCTACtttgaaatctccttcttgcattttctcttgcttcaccacttgccaaaagtCATCTcctatgatggcattcacgtggtgtttcatAACATCATCTCCAACCCCTTTTGTTAAGGTTTCCTGCCTgttaacagcttctcctgtctgaacaacctgcatctccagcttcttcacatgagtactcaaagtttcaaactttgtgttcagattGGTGTAGTCAGAAtaaatcttcccattgaagtccaccgtcATGCGCTGCTGTTTCTCAAGAACTCTgtcaagcatctcttcaatcttgctctcctgAGTATGTGGTGGTGGCTTATGGTAGTAGGAATTTCCATAGCCTCtgttgttgctgtagggtttctggtgctgtgaactctggttgaaattacCTCTATTTCCATAAGAGTTTatgtttccaccaatgaagtcctcttcttcttcctatgctctaccctctgtgtccatagcctctgcatcttcaaccaagcagacctgcttcctgagaagcttgtgaacactgtccagctttgccttcacTTCATCCATCAGATCATTCCCAACGATGGTGGCatatctcttcctctcaaagtcagtgttcttggtgatgTTGATGGATGCTAAGTTTTCAATGACTTTCACAGCATCCTTTCGATTTCTAGTGTTGATGTTCCCATTGCTGGAAgaatcaagagccatctggtactgcaccgcgatgcctctgtagaaagtattgagcagttgtacttcattgaatccatggtgtggacaatctctctgaaaagacttgaatctgatccatgagcttctgaatgactctgcaggctcctgagtgaaagtagcaatcttgctcctcaagtcttcagcacgcgcttcatcaaagaagttgcataagaatgtattcttgatgtcgctccaggatgtgagagatcttgctagtaactgcttaagccaatgcgaagcatctccagctagtgagtacttgaagaggttacataggaggtagtcttcagagactccctcgactttaatagcagatataagatcctcgaacctctccagatggtccataggatgctcgtgagataacctatagtagggtgtctgtcccatgagtgtgtagtactgcggctTCAACTCTAAATTCCCCCTCTGAATAGTTggaggacgaatggctgatctgttggtgtagaaatgatctggacggttgtagttaGCCAACGTTCTAGGTCGAGCAGTctcatctacaggtagagtagtgcctgtagcatcagtatcagaCTCAGGGATTTCAGCCCCCggagcatctatcctctgacctgctgcattaagCTGATGATCTTCATGGTCATCCTGGTCTCCTCTCTTATCACGTACAAGAatcaaagtcgcaaccatgtctcgcggctaAGTATTGATCGATGTCAGgactgaagtatcgatcgatgtcggatggaagatgtcggtcgacggaaaatttagggtttcctatTAGAAACGTAAATGGCGACGGATGGCAACAAACAAGTGAACAAAGGAAGTAAACAAGTGTAGCTATATGTGTAGCTATAGAGTTACAAATTACCTACAGACATCATCCCTAGCTACAACAAAGATGTCCGTAGGGATGATGTCCGTAGGTAATTTGTAACAAGGGATGATGTCCGTAGGGATGATGTCCGTAGGTAATTTGTAACTATATAGCTACACATTAGCTATAGATTGGTTGTAGGCAAAAAGTTTTTAGACATGAATGGTTACAAATgtcttacttttttttgtttattagttaTGAATActgtaattttttgaaaatacagtatataatgaaaatttatGTTTGGGATTTAGTAGATCTAGATTAATTTGACTTTACATCATCAAATATCACGGtgttgaaaattttaaacaaatgttttatCTGTATATCAAACTATTGGATGAGGCACATATAGTCGAAAACTAAATTTATGCATTGTTTATATATCTCATAACACTAGTAAAAAATGTGATAGATTTCATTGCAATTCatcaaatagtttcaaaatttttagttttcttaGAGATTATAGTATAGGGGTTGGAGTTGATTAAagcataaaaaataatattatagtttttggggtttagagttggtttttactttttagttgGCCACTAGCTTTGTTAACGTTGTAGTTTTAAGGGTTATAGTTTTAGGGGTTATAGTTTAGGGGTTATATTTTATGGGTTGTAGCTTTGTTATAGTTTTAGGGGTTATAAgttattatatatgatttatagtTCATGGTTACTAATGTGGATTTACGTTGAGTTAAATTAAATGTTAAATTCTTTCATAGTAGTGTAAAACAatttttgacaaaacaaaaatagcGTAAAACATTTTGGCTCCATTTTTTTTGAGTTTGGCTACATTAGTAGTTTTTGGCTCAATTTTTTCCACAGTTATTTGGGTTTTGCCTCCATTCGATCTGACCCAAATATTACTGAAGTGTTTTATCTCTTTAACACTTATGCATTTTTacacctaaacaaaaaaagaaaccgTAGTCTCTTTCCCCACATCTCTCGCGCGAACTCATTGTctctttgtctccatttctcctCCGTCATGTTTGCCGGTCAGTCTCTTCATGGCTTCCACCGGAAAAACCTCCAATTGTTGTCGTTCACGGCGAGCCGAGTTAAATCTACTGGGTAATTTATCTTCTTAGTTCTttcttagggtttcgatttagggtttttaaGGTTTTAATTTGTCTCGACTATCTGTTTCTGGGTCTATAATTCCTGTCCTGAGTCTCTGTTTCTGTCTCACACAATCGATTACCTCTGCTGATATTCTCAGCTAGGGTTTCCTTGTTAGGGTCTTGACTATCCGACTTATCTTTACTTTGGTTTATCTTGTTCTCTGTGTAATTGTTCTTTGTATCTGGTCTTCACTATCTTGTTTATCTTGTCTCCGTTAAACTTATCTCTGTTAAACTTGTCTCTGGTCTTGACtatctatttttaatattatttctgtGTTATAGTAGCTAGTTTATATTGTTAATAGTCTCTGTGCTACGATTTTGTTAATGGTTCTCTGTGTTATGGTTTAGTGTGTCATTCTCTGTGTGTTTCAGTCAGTTAGTCTCTCCATTTTCATATCTTCTGTTAGTTTAATAAACTATGTGATTTATCCATCTAAAGCTCTTCTTTTTATCTGTTTGTGCTAATGTCTTTGAAATCCTTGTAGTATGCATCCACCAAGAAGAGGAGGTTTCCCCGCAAGAGCTACCGCCGGACGAGGTGGACCCAGTTTCGTGAAGAACACAAACCCATGTGCTCCACCGGGATTTCCACTGCGAAGCATTGAGGAACTACTACAAGCACCTGCACGAAGAAACCAGCCAACTCTCCACCCTGAGAAGAGAGATGGTGCTCTTTGGTAAGATATCCTTCtcacataaattttataaatttgtattaaaagtTTAACTAACTAATTGTTCTTTGTGGTTGTGATAGGATATCAATTGACGATGAGGTCAAGTATGATATAAAGAGGGCTTTTTCCAACGATTTTGATGGAGCTTGGTGGAATCTCAGTGAGGTTCCTCCAGAGCAGCAAGACAAGTGGTGGTCCGATTTTGTGGTAAGATTCATATTGGTTGTTTCCCTTAACTACCTCTTGTTTAGATTAGATCTATTTTGACATCatattttgcttttcttttgttttccagCAAAAGTATTACTGGGATTCAGACCACCATAATTTGGTGAAGGCTCTTTGGACAAAGCAACTCAGGAGAATGATCTCAAACAACATTAGCAAGGGAAAGACAAACAACAAAAAGCCCAACTTTGTCTCTGATAACAACTGGAAGTTGATGTGGCGACATTGGAACACTCCTCAGGCACTTCATGTTAGCAACACAAACTCCAAGAACAGGAAATCAGAGCGTGATGAAGATGGTATACATCAACACATCTCAGGTTCCAAATCTTATGCCAAGGTCAAATATGAAATGGTATAATAAACTTATTCTTATTGTGTCTATTTGTGTTTCTATGTTTTTGTTGTGTGTTTTTTAATCCATTTGCCTTTTGTATATAGATGATGGAGTTGGGTGAGGAGCCAGCTATCACTGACCTGGTGAGGAAGGCTCATATGAAAAGTGACGGCACGTTTGTAGACAAGCGTGCACATAGGATTATTGAAGAAGTTGAGTCTATTGTTGTTTCAGAACACCCCAGCACTGATGAGACTGATAAAGGCTCCAACTCAGAAGCATCAATCACAACACTTATGAGAGATGAGGCTTTTTACAATGTAAATGTTAGATTATTTTGTGGTTCCATTGCTGCGGATGTTAATGGTTATTGGTAATTGTTTGATAAGGCTTTATTTTGTTATGGTTGTGGTAGTGTAATGTTTCGTTGTATGTGTCTAGtgatttttgtttcttgtttttctgCTTTTGTAGGTGGTCAAGCCACACAAAGGCAGGCTGTTTGGATTTGGAACAGCACAAATGGAGAACTATGATCACATTGCTCCACCTGCTGTTGTTCTTACTCGTCAAGCTCAATTGGAGAAAGAGGTGATTAATCTTACTGGAATGGTCAAGTTGATGAGCCAGCAGCTCACTGCTTTGTGTGAAGCTAGAGGAGTAACAGCCTCTGATGCAACTACCAACCCTTCTCCATCTTCACCTCCTACCACCAATGAGCCGAGAATCTAGATGGCGTTGCTGACTTTTTGTTAgcttttttttctggaaaattGAAGCCATAACAGTTAGAATCTTTTTTGTGTTATGTCTGTTAGTTTTCACATATCGGTTTCATATTCTGTTTCTACTAAATGAATGCTTTGTTTCCATTATGTTCCAAGTGTTTCAGTTTATTTTTATGCTgttatagatttaaaaaatcaatCTATATAGCTTTTTGTgtattgtaaacaaaaaaatcaattttaattgtCAGGATTCTAtaatttttgtcataataataataaccacAAATTTGGCCGTAGCTATTATGAATCCAATTCTTTAGATACAAATGTTTTGTAACTAAATTCGTAGCTCCATTTGCTATAACTTCGCTTAGGATAAATTGTTGCCAAGTTCTGTAGCCACTTAGCTATACTATATCTCTTGGTAAAAGCGTTGCTAAGGTGCGACAGAAAACTCCATACCCATGTTGTAGCTAATAGCTACGGCCAGCGCTCTTGCTCATCCGTCGCGAGTGAGCTACGACATAGCGACGGATTGGAGTTAGCGTCGACGCTGACGCCACAGTTTCCGTGCGTCGCTATCCATCGCTTACTCCATTTTAGCTACAGATTCTCTTTTGTAGCAATGAATAAATCTATAGCTATTTAGcttatttcttgtagtgttttatTGATTGACAAGAGTAAAGTTACAGGGTTTTTGAAGGACAAGACAGACAGAGTTTCGCTAGCCGAGTTAATC
This Brassica napus cultivar Da-Ae chromosome C6, Da-Ae, whole genome shotgun sequence DNA region includes the following protein-coding sequences:
- the LOC106424782 gene encoding uncharacterized protein LOC106424782 isoform X1, producing MFAGQSLHGFHRKNLQLLSFTASRVKSTGMHPPRRGGFPARATAGRGGPSFVKNTNPCAPPGFPLRSIEELLQAPARRNQPTLHPEKRDGALWISIDDEVKYDIKRAFSNDFDGAWWNLSEVPPEQQDKWWSDFVQKYYWDSDHHNLVKALWTKQLRRMISNNISKGKTNNKKPNFVSDNNWKLMWRHWNTPQALHVSNTNSKNRKSERDEDGIHQHISGSKSYAKVKYEMMMELGEEPAITDLVRKAHMKSDGTFVDKRAHRIIEEVESIVVSEHPSTDETDKGSNSEASITTLMRDEAFYNVVKPHKGRLFGFGTAQMENYDHIAPPAVVLTRQAQLEKEVINLTGMVKLMSQQLTALCEARGVTASDATTNPSPSSPPTTNEPRI
- the LOC106424782 gene encoding uncharacterized protein LOC106424782 isoform X2, giving the protein MFAGQSLHGFHRKNLQLLSFTASRVKSTGMHPPRRGGFPARATAGRGGPSFVKNTNPCAPPGFPLRSIEELLQAPARRNQPTLHPEKRDGALWISIDDEVKYDIKRAFSNDFDGAWWNLSEVPPEQQDKWWSDFVQKYYWDSDHHNLVKALWTKQLRRMISNNISKGKTNNKKPNFVSDNNWKLMWRHWNTPQALHVSNTNSKNRKSERDEDGIHQHISGSKSYAKVKYEMMMELGEEPAITDLVRKAHMKSDGTFVDKRAHRIIEEVESIVVSEHPSTDETDKGSNSEASITTLMRDEAFYNVNVRLFCGSIAADVNGYWWSSHTKAGCLDLEQHKWRTMITLLHLLLFLLVKLNWRKR